Proteins from a genomic interval of Gossypium hirsutum isolate 1008001.06 chromosome A09, Gossypium_hirsutum_v2.1, whole genome shotgun sequence:
- the LOC107928566 gene encoding uncharacterized protein, whose amino-acid sequence MASLSRATLRASTPLPPDHHKRALIAAPKSVYQRIFRRSRTSLTVVRAVDGDNSYLGMWRKAVEREKKEAEFQKLTQNLAKTDDDSGGGNGEKKEVIEKKSKEFQKILETPKEERDQIQRMQVIDRAAAAIAAARSLIGNKDSSRKDDSNNKNRNSIRVQEDGKQDGSIFVTRPENSGNGTPGPDFWSWTPPSSNDQISDEVDVLQAARQTSEYPISSNPVLEKERSVGILSIPFESKAYETTRNLPPFQSLLEVDKTKASEVDVDEISVKEERDLEVEFSAHAAEAADALHKAKELSSQGVNQDGTRWWIETGIEQRPDGVICRWTMIRGVSADQAVEWQEKYWEASDEFDYKELGSEKSGRDVFGNVWSERWRESMLQDSGLAHLEKTADKWGKNANGEEWQEKWWEHYDASGKSEKWADKWCSIDPNTPLEAGHAHVWHERWGEQYDGYGGSVKYTDKWAERCEGDGWSKWGDKWDEHFDNNGRGVKQGETWWQGKHGDQWNRTWGEEHNGSGWVHKYGKSSSGEHWDTHVEQETWYERFPHYGFYHCFDNSVQLREVKKPSEMSE is encoded by the exons ATGGCTTCTCTCTCACGCGCCACTCTACGCGCCTCCACTCCTCTCCCTCCCGACCACCATAAACGCGCGCTCATTGCCGCGCCAAAATCAGTTTACCAAAGGATTTTTAGGAGGAGCAGGACGAGCTTGACGGTTGTTAGAGCCGTTGATGGCGACAATTCGTACCTCGGTATGTGGAGGAAAGCGGTGGAGAGGGAAAAGAAGGAAGCCGAGTTTCAAAAGCTCACTCAAAATTTGGCTAAGACTGACGATGATAGCGGCGGTGGGAATGGCGAGAAGAAAGAGGTTATAGAGAAGAAGAGCAAGGAGTTCCAGAAGATTCTGGAAACTCCGAAGGAAGAAAGGGATCAGATTCAGAGAATGCAAGTAATTGATCGTGCCGCGGCGGCGATTGCGGCAGCTCGCTCTCTTATCGGGAACAAGGATTCTTCGAGAAAGGATGATTCCAACAACAAAAATCGCAACTCAATTAGAGTTCAAGAAGATG GAAAGCAGGATGGGAGCATTTTTGTTACTCGACCTGAAAATTCAGGAAATGGGACACCTGGTCCAGATTTTTGGTCCTGGACACCTCCTTCAAGTAATGATCAAATTTCAGATGAAGTGGATGTGTTGCAGGCTGCTAGACAAACTTCGGAGTATCCAATTTCTAGCAATCCAGTTCTAGAGAAAGAGCGGTCCGTTGGCATTCTCTCTATTCCTTTTGAGAGTAAAGCTTACGAGACCACCCGCAATCTTCCACCGTTTCAGTCACTTCTAGAAGTTGATAAAACAAAAGCATCTGAGGTTGATGTAGACGAGATTTCTGTAAAAGAGGAACGTGACCTTGAAGTTGAATTTTCTGCGCATGCTGCAGAAGCAGCTGATGCCCTTCATAAGGCCAAAGAATTATCATCTCAAGGAGTCAATCAAGATGGAACAAGATGGTGGATTGAAACGGGAATCGAGCAAAGGCCTGATGGTGTGATTTGCAGGTGGACAATGATCAGGGGTGTTAGTGCTGACCAAGCTGTTGAATGGCAAGAAAAGTACTGGGAGGCTTCTGATGAGTTCGACTACAAGGAACTAGGTTCTGAGAAATCAGGACGTGATGTTTTCGGGAATGTTTGGAGTGAAAGGTGGAGAGAATCGATGTTGCAG GATAGTGGGCTTGCACATCTTGAAAAAACTGCTGATAAGTGGGGAAAGAATGCTAATGGCGAGGAGTGGCAAGAAAAATGGTGGGAACATTATGATGCATCCGGAAAATCTGAGAAATGGGCTGACAAGTGGTGCAGCATTGACCCAAACACGCCCCTTGAGGCTGGTCATGCTCATGTCTGGCATGAAAG GTGGGGTGAACAATACGATGGATATGGTGGCAGTGTGAAATACACCGATAAGTGGGCGGAACGCTGCGAAGGTGATGGTTGGTCAAAATGGGGTGACAAGTGGGACGAACATTTTGACAACAATGGGCGTGGTGTAAAGCAAGGAGAAACATGGTGGCAAGGAAAGCATGGAGATCAATGGAATCGCACATGGGGTGAGGAACACAACGGCTCGGGATGGGTTCACAAATATGGAAAGAGTAGCAGTGGGGAGCATTGGGACACACACGTGGAACAAGAGACCTGGTACGAGAGATTCCCACACTATGGTTTTTATCACTGCTTTGACAATTCCGTGCAGCTACGAGAGGTTAAGAAGCCATCAGAGATGTCCGAATAA
- the LOC107928478 gene encoding uncharacterized protein, which yields MKHLISILVFFLFFTTSSIASASSSYNVRQGNQKLLVAIDPKLQRICDKTDNPVECLITTIPFLRKKFVINPMSILDIEVEAIDIKTKEALDKASKLLLSSSNLKPITNCFNICINNYKSILESKHRILDAISVGNDKQLKVELSSNVDKIYHCEDAFEEANVKSPITEVNSLLGKMITNSLTITIDMVHFHNKN from the coding sequence ATGAAGCACTTAATCTCCATCCtcgttttctttttattctttactACTTCATCAATAGCTTCAGCTTCATCTTCATATAATGTTCGACAAGGGAATCAAAAATTACTTGTTGCTATTGATCCTAAGCTTCAACGAATTTGTGATAAGACTGACAACCCAGTTGAATGCTTAATAACAACTATTCCATTCTTACGTAAAAAGTTTGTTATAAATCCTATGTCTATTCTTGATATTGAGGTTGAAGCAATTGATATTAAGACTAAGGAAGCCTTGGACAAGGCCTCAAAGCTCTTATTATCTTCCTCAAACTTAAAACCTATCACTAATTGTTTTAACATTTGTATCAATAATTACAAGTCTATTCTCGAAAGTAAACATAGAATCCTTGATGCTATCTCGGTTGGCAACGACAAACAATTGAAGGTGGAGCTAAGCTCTAATGTGGACAAAATATATCATTGTGAGGATGCATTTGAAGAAGCCAATGTTAAGTCACCAATAACAGAAGTGAATTCATTGCTCGGCAAGATGATTACAAACAGTTTAACCATTACTATTGACATGGTTCACTTtcacaacaaaaattaa
- the LOC107928477 gene encoding uncharacterized protein, with translation MKHLIPIQVFFLFFMFTTSSIALAPSSYDVRQGDQTLPVVINPKLQRICDQTDNPVECLITTVPFLREKATINPVSILEIEVEAIDIKTKEALDKASKLLLSSSNSKPIANCFNICINNYKSILESKHRILDAISLGDDKQLRVELSSNVDKIYHCEDAFEEANVKSPITEVNSLLGKMITNKFNHYY, from the coding sequence ATGAAGCATTTGATCCCCATTCAAGTTTTCTTCTTATTCTTTATGTTTACTACTTCATCAATAGCTTTAGCTCCATCTTCGTATGATGTTCGACAAGGGGATCAAACATTACCTGTTGTTATCAATCCTAAGCTTCAACGAATTTGTGATCAGACTGACAACCCAGTTGAATGCTTAATAACAACTGTTCCATTCTTACGTGAAAAGGCTACTATAAATCCTGTGTCTATTCTTGAAATTGAGGTAGAAGCCATTGATATTAAGACTAAAGAAGCCTTGGACAAGGCCTCAAAGCTCTTATTATCTTCCTCAAACTCAAAACCTATCGCTAATTGTTTTAACATTTGTATCAATAACTACAAGTCTATTCTCGAAAGTAAACATAGAATCCTTGATGCTATCTCGCTTGGCGACGACAAACAACTGAGGGTGGAGCTAAGCTCTAATGTGGACAAAATATATCATTGTGAGGATGCATTTGAAGAAGCCAACGTTAAGTCACCAATAACAGAAGTGAATTCATTGCTCGGCAAGATGATTACAAACAAGTTTAACCATTACTATTGA
- the LOC107928476 gene encoding uncharacterized protein gives MLPVDVDPRLQQLCEGTEYPIKCLTTTISFLDDKAVVDPVSIVKEEVDVFYGKVKEALQKASKRLSNRSTSRFVTNRLKSCIDDYKTILKNKQKIIDAIAMGDTNKLIKDLISNVDNIYACEDEFKEANMKSPIKEMDSLLGRMIINSLSIGVDTSV, from the coding sequence ATGTTGCCTGTCGATGTGGATCCTAGGCTTCAACAACTCTGTGAAGGAACTGAGTACCCGATCAAATGCTTAACGACAACTATTTCATTCCTAGATGATAAGGCTGTTGTAGATCCTGTATCTATTGTTAAAGAGGAGGTTGATGTATTCTACGGTAAGGTTAAGGAAGCCTTGCAGAAGGCTTCAAAACGATTATCAAATCGTTCTACCTCAAGATTTGTTACTAATCGCCTTAAAAGTTGCATTGATGACTACAAAACTATTCTAAAAAACAAACAGAAAATCATTGATGCCATCGCTATGGGTGATACCAACAAGTTGATCAAGGACCTAATCTCTAATGTGGACAATATATATGCATGCGAGGATGAGTTTAAAGAAGCTAATATGAAATCCCCAATAAAAGAAATGGATTCTTTGCTTGGCAGGATGATTATAAACAGTTTAAGCATTGGTGTTGACACAAGTGTTTGA
- the LOC107928459 gene encoding vegetative cell wall protein gp1 isoform X2, whose product MFTAPSFLKILPLFSFKSTTVKLPILPTTTKLSPQSSRRLRLLAESSFGVPMEIVSGPKYRPLSVSPSPPEIPKTPKVNPSDAPLEFTTGDPPPLGRPGPDPGPDFPNPPLGPPPVGPEVVPLPPPEVDPPPSTPPGNVPPPSIPPEIPTPSIPPDIPPPKSPDIPSPKAREKKRESLLGSHL is encoded by the exons ATGTTCACTGCACCCAGTTTCTTGAAAATCCTtcctttgttttctttcaaatcaACCACAGTTAAATTACCCATCTTGCCAACAACCACAAAATTATCGCCGCAGTCATCGCGGCGGCTACGCCTATTAGCTGAAAGTTCCTTTGGGGTCCCAATGGAGATTGTTTCGGGTCCAAAGTATAGGCCTCTTTCAGTTTCGCCATCGCCACCGGAGATTCCTAAAACTCCTAAAGTTAACCCTTCCGATGCCCCATTAGAATTCACCACCGGTGACCCTCCGCCACTTGGTCGTCCCGGGCCCGACCCTGGTCCTGATTTTCCAAATCCTCCATTGGGACCTCCTCCAGTTGGTCCAGAAGTAGTTCCTCTCCCACCGCCTGAAGTGGATCCGCCGCCTTCAACACCTCCGGGTAATGTGCCGCCACCGTCTATACCGCCGGAAATTCCAACACCGAGCATCCCTCCTGATATTCCACCACCTAAAAGTCCTGATATTCCATCACCGAAAG CAAGAGAGAAGAAACGAGAGAGCTTGTTAGGGAGCCATTTGTAA
- the LOC107928459 gene encoding vegetative cell wall protein gp1 isoform X1, with translation MFTAPSFLKILPLFSFKSTTVKLPILPTTTKLSPQSSRRLRLLAESSFGVPMEIVSGPKYRPLSVSPSPPEIPKTPKVNPSDAPLEFTTGDPPPLGRPGPDPGPDFPNPPLGPPPVGPEVVPLPPPEVDPPPSTPPGNVPPPSIPPEIPTPSIPPDIPPPKSPDIPSPKDPGLLLTSFIRSVSG, from the exons ATGTTCACTGCACCCAGTTTCTTGAAAATCCTtcctttgttttctttcaaatcaACCACAGTTAAATTACCCATCTTGCCAACAACCACAAAATTATCGCCGCAGTCATCGCGGCGGCTACGCCTATTAGCTGAAAGTTCCTTTGGGGTCCCAATGGAGATTGTTTCGGGTCCAAAGTATAGGCCTCTTTCAGTTTCGCCATCGCCACCGGAGATTCCTAAAACTCCTAAAGTTAACCCTTCCGATGCCCCATTAGAATTCACCACCGGTGACCCTCCGCCACTTGGTCGTCCCGGGCCCGACCCTGGTCCTGATTTTCCAAATCCTCCATTGGGACCTCCTCCAGTTGGTCCAGAAGTAGTTCCTCTCCCACCGCCTGAAGTGGATCCGCCGCCTTCAACACCTCCGGGTAATGTGCCGCCACCGTCTATACCGCCGGAAATTCCAACACCGAGCATCCCTCCTGATATTCCACCACCTAAAAGTCCTGATATTCCATCACCGAAAG ATCCCGGCTTGCTGCTGACGAGTTTTATCCGTTCCGTTTCGGGCTAG